The following coding sequences lie in one Panicum virgatum strain AP13 chromosome 6N, P.virgatum_v5, whole genome shotgun sequence genomic window:
- the LOC120677788 gene encoding CRS2-associated factor 2, mitochondrial-like, whose amino-acid sequence MFLSRELLLPWRRPNQGAQALAGRLLRSSSSLSDNDDDPPFTRIPKRLPRAPSPPPKPKAVAGKIRPDEPAHSDLPFDFRCSYSETNPAWRPIGFREPTRFSPFGPGRLDRPWDGIAAARGGVGDGEGEGGERSREEVLGEPLSEEEVAELVERYRHSDCSRQINLGKGGVTHNMLEDIHNHWKRAEAVRIKCLGVPTLDMDNICFHLEDKTGGKIIYRNINIIILYRGRNYDPKRRPAIPLMLWKPLAPIYPKLVQNVAEGLTFEETKELRNRGLNSPPLTKLTRNGVYVNVVDKVREAFKTVEVVRLDCSHVGTSDCKKIGVKLRDLVPCIPILFKDEQIILWRGKVYQEHSSSDQFTSKPQ is encoded by the exons atgtttctttCTCGCGAGCTTCTCCTCCCATGGCGGCGCCCCAACCAGGGCGCCCAGGCTCTGGCCGGCCGCCTCCTGCGCTCCTCCTCATCCCTCTCCGACAACGACGACGATCCACCTTTCACGCGGATCCCTAAGCGCCTTCCTCgggcgccctcgccgccgccgaagcctaAGGCCGTAGCGGGCAAGATCAGGCCCGACGAGCCTGCGCACTCCGACCTTCCCTTCGACTTCCGGTGCTCGTACTCGGAGACGAACCCGGCGTGGAGGCCCATCGGGTTCCGCGAGCCCACCAGGTTCTCGCCCTTCGGCCCCGGCCGCCTCGACCGGCCCTGGGACGGCATCGCCGCGGCGCGAGGTGGTGTTGGGgatggagaaggagaaggaggtgaGAGGAGCAGGGAGGAGGTTCTTGGGGAACCGCtgtcggaggaggaggtggcggagctggtggagaggTACCGGCACAGCGACTGCTCACGGCAGATCAATTTGG gaaaaggtggtgTAACACACAATATGCTTGAAGACATCCACAACCACTGGAAACGTGCAGAAGCTGTGAGGATCAAATGTCTGGGAGTGCCAACACTTGACATGGACAACATCTGCTTCCATCTTGAG GATAAAACAGGCGGCAAAATCATATACCGAAACATAAACATTATTATCCTGTATCGTGGTCGGAACTATGATCCAAAACGGAGGCCTGCCATACCATTGATGTTGTGGAAACCATTAGCTCCTATTTATCCTAAGCTTGTGCAAAATGTTGCTGAAGGGTTGACTTTCGAGGAAACAAAAGAATTGAGGAACAGAGGATTGAATTCTCCACCACTTACGAAACTGA CTAGGAATGGTGTTTATGTTAACGTTGTTGATAAAGTGAGAGAGGCCTTTAAGACTGTGGAAGTTGTCAGACTAGATTGCTCTCATGTCGGGACTAGTGACTGCAAGAAAATTGGTGTGAAGCTGAGG GATTTGGTGCCCTGTATACCCATATTATTTAAAGATGAACAAATTATACTCTGGAGAGGGAAGGTTTATCAGGAGCATTCTTCTTCAGATCAATTCACTTCCAAACCACAATGA
- the LOC120677791 gene encoding uncharacterized protein LOC120677791 isoform X1: MAPTLRRAGEPPPIYGDDSDKFTVEVHHGGFFVGQGCNRAYVDGKVNWFDHCEGETWSALWLGDFVGELGYQASYSLKIYWLLPGTDLSDGLRLIASDNEARLMISVISKVRNFVVFFDHDDNISGINWEDIVTNPIAELPKVMSPSKVQNARAEKLPAFYSNVPKVGTAAGTAAAGPSVVTGDEEMESDSDSDFVDSDYDLEDQDDDLFVENVDEDVIDQGAARGKKIGKGESTSARKLMKRMSTGDDVSSDEDDLYLPDSDGEDQVSKKFKSFRDADLENTVFKVGMIFDSVQMLRKAVTEYSLKHRVDISFTRNEKKRLRAQCVDGCPWNLYASTDTRTNGLMVKTYTSEHNCQKQWVLKRCTSKWLASKYVETFRADQKMTLTNFARIVQKELNITPPRTTLARARRIAMKQILGDEEEQYKRLWDYGHELRRSNPGTTFFLNLERNLFSSMYVSLDACKRGFLAACRPLICLDGCHLKTKYGGIMLTAVGIDPNDCIYPIAFAVVEVESLSSWKWFLQTLKDDLGIENTYPWTIMTDKQKGLIPAVGQVFPESEHRFCVRHLYSNFQQHFKGENLKNQLWACARSTTVVRWNENMDKMKVLDQKAFEWLEKMPPNTWVRAFFSTYCKCDILLNNSCEVFNKYILDAREMPVLSMLEQIKTQLMTRYYKKEQEVGDLWEGPICPKIKRKLLKNTEWANTCYAQPAGMGIFQVKVLDRQYTVDIVNKQCDCRRWDLTGIPCSHAISCLRHERIHPEEIVNECYSSKRFLLAYGPTIWPTNDKSMWQRVGGPDILPPVYEKKVGRPAKNRRKQPQEVEGKYGPKMSKHGTIITCSYCGDQGHNRGGCSMRKAGIRPKLVAQRNQSQPPQEEYEDEQLTSQVSMDLEEGSQPLLSQMTDTMMSQLDAESSQLRTRELQARRLPDPTFIMSNIPSSRPVPPTTATKKGKKAMKPSKKAKKAPAKKKA, from the exons ATGGCACCCACCTTGCGTCGAGCAGGGGAACCGCCACCTATCTACG GTGATGATAGTGACAAGTTCACTGTAGAGGTGCACCATGGTGGTTTCTTTGTTGGTCAAGGTTGCAATAGGGCTTATGTTGATGGCAAAGTTAACTGGTTTGATCACTGTGAGGGAGAGACATGGTCTGCTCTATGGTTGGGTGATTTTGTTGGGGAACTAGGGTATCAGGCATCATATTCTCTGAAGATATACTGGTTGCTACCTGGGACAGATTTGTCAGATGGCCTTAGGTTGATTGCATCGGACAATGAGGCACGACTTATGATTTCAGTGATTAGCAAGGTTAGGAACTTTGTTGTGTTCTTTGATCATGATGACAACATAAGTGGCATTAACTGGGAGGACATTGTTACAAACCCAATAGCAGAACTGCCTAAGGTTATGAGCCCATCAAAGGTACAAAATGCCAGGGCAGAGAAGCTGCCTGCATTTTACTCAAATGTGCCTAAGGTTGGCACAGCAGctggcacagcagcagcaggtccttcaGTGGTAACAGGAGATGAGGAAATGGAAAGTGACAGTGACTCAGACTTTGTTGACAGTGATTATGACCTTGAGGATCAGGATGATGACTTATTTGTGGAGAatgttgatgaagatgttattgATCAGGGAGCTGCAAGGGGCAAGAAAATAGGCAAGGGTGAAAGTACTTCAGCTAGGAAACTTATGAAAAGGATGTCAACTGGAGATGATGtgtcaagtgatgaagatgatCTCTATTTGCCAGATTCAGatggtgaagatcaagtgagCAAGAAGTTCAAGTCATTTAGGGATGCAGACTTGGAGAATACTGTATTCAAGGTTGGCATGATTTTTGATTCAGTTCAGATGCTAAGGAAGGCTGTGACTGAATACAGCTTGAAGCACAGGGTGGACATAAGCTTTACCAGGAATGAGAAGAAAAGGCTTAGAGCTCAATGTGTAGATGGCTGTCCATGGAATTTGTATGCTTCAACCGACACAAGAACTAATGGTTTGATGGTGAAGACATATACTAGTGAGCACAACTGCCAGAAGCAATGGGTCCTGAAAAGATGCACATCAAAGTGGCTTGCTTCCAAATATGTTGAGACATTCAGAGCTGACCAAAAGATGACCCTTACAAACTTTGCAAGAATTGTGCAAAAAGAGCTGAACATTACCCCTCCCAGAACAACACTTGCTAGAGCTAGGAGGATTGCCATGAAGCAAATACTTGGTGATGAGGAGGAGCAGTATAAGAGGTTGTGGGACTATGGTCATGAGTTGAGGAGGAGCAATCCTGGGACTACTTTTTTTCTGAATCTTGAGAGAAATTTGTTCAGTTCTATGTATGTATCACTTGATGCATGTAAGAGGGGGTTTTTAGCTGCCTGTAGGCCACTGATATGTCTGGATGGATGCCACTTGAAGACAAAGTATGGCGGGATCATGCTTACTGCTGTTGGGATAGATCCAAATGACTGTATTTATCCCATTGCTTTTGCTGTTGTGGAGGTTGAGTCCCTGTCCTCATGGAAGTGGTTCTTGCAGACACTCAAAGATGATCTTGGGATTGAAAACACTTATCCATGGACCATCATGACAGACAAACAAAAG GGATTAATTCCAGCAGTGGGGCAAGTGTTTCCAGAATCTGAGCACAGGTTCTGTGTGAGGCACTTGTACTCAAATTTTCAGCAACATTTCAAAGGTGAAAATTTGAAGAATCAGCTATGGGCATGTGCTAGATCTACCACAGTGGTCAGGTGGAATGAGAATATGGACAAGATGAAAGTGCTGGATCAAAAGGCATTTGAGTGGCTTGAAAAGATGCCTCCAAATACTTGGGTAAGAGCATTCTTTAGCACCTACTGTAAGTGTGACATCTTGTTAAACAATAGTTGTGAGGTTTTCAACAAGTACATACTAGATGCTAGGGAAATGCCAGTCCTGAGTATGTTAGAGCAAATCAAGACTCAACTGATGACAAGATATTACAAGAAGGAACAGGAGGTGGGTGATTTGTGGGAGGGACCTATATGTCCAAAGATTAAGAGGAAGCTACTCAAGAACACAGAATGGGCAAATACATGCTATGCACAACCAGCTGGAATGGGCATATTTCAGGTTAAAGTCTTGGACAGGCAGTACACAGTGGACATTGTAAACAAACAGTGTGATTGCAGAAGGTGGGACCTCACTGGTATTCCTTGCTCTCATGCAATCAGTTGCTTGAGACATGAAAGAATACATCCAGAAGAAATAGTAAATGAGTGCTATTCCTCTAAAAGATTTCTCCTTGCCTATGGTCCTACCATATGGCCTACCAATGATAAGAGCATGTGGCAGAGAGTGGGTGGACCTGACATTCTCCCTCCTGTGTATGAAAAGAAGGTTGGCAGGCCAGCCAAGAATAGAAGGAAGCAGCCTCAAGAGGTAGAAGGCAAGTATGGACCAAAGATGTCCAAGCATGGTACAATAATCACTTGTTCTTATTGTGGAGACCAGGGGCATAACAGGGGAGGGTGCTCCATGAGAAAGGCTGGCATTCGGCCTAAGCTAGTTGCACAGAGAAATCAAAGTCAGCCACCCCAAGAAGAATATGAAGATGAACAACTGACAAGTCAGGTTTCCATGGATTTGGAAGAAGGAAGTCAGCCACTTTTGTCTCAAATGACAGACACTATGATGTCCCAGTTGGATGCAGAG TCTTCTCAACTCAGAACAAGGGAGCTGCAGGCTAGGAGATTACCAGATCCAACATTCATCATGTCCAACATACCATCCTCTAGGCCAGTGCCACCTACCACTGCAACCAAGAAGGGAAAGAAGGCTATGAAACCATCTAAGAAGGCAAAGAAAGCTCCTGCAAAGAAGAAGGCCTGA
- the LOC120677791 gene encoding uncharacterized protein LOC120677791 isoform X2, with protein sequence MAPTLRRAGEPPPIYGDDSDKFTVEVHHGGFFVGQGCNRAYVDGKVNWFDHCEGETWSALWLGDFVGELGYQASYSLKIYWLLPGTDLSDGLRLIASDNEARLMISVISKVRNFVVFFDHDDNISGINWEDIVTNPIAELPKVMSPSKVQNARAEKLPAFYSNVPKVGTAAGTAAAGPSVVTGDEEMESDSDSDFVDSDYDLEDQDDDLFVENVDEDVIDQGAARGKKIGKGESTSARKLMKRMSTGDDVSSDEDDLYLPDSDGEDQVSKKFKSFRDADLENTVFKVGMIFDSVQMLRKAVTEYSLKHRVDISFTRNEKKRLRAQCVDGCPWNLYASTDTRTNGLMVKTYTSEHNCQKQWVLKRCTSKWLASKYVETFRADQKMTLTNFARIVQKELNITPPRTTLARARRIAMKQILGDEEEQYKRLWDYGHELRRSNPGTTFFLNLERNLFSSMYVSLDACKRGFLAACRPLICLDGCHLKTKYGGIMLTAVGIDPNDCIYPIAFAVVEVESLSSWKWFLQTLKDDLGIENTYPWTIMTDKQKGLIPAVGQVFPESEHRFCVRHLYSNFQQHFKGENLKNQLWACARSTTVVRWNENMDKMKVLDQKAFEWLEKMPPNTWVRAFFSTYCKCDILLNNSCEVFNKYILDAREMPVLSMLEQIKTQLMTRYYKKEQEVGDLWEGPICPKIKRKLLKNTEWANTCYAQPAGMGIFQVKVLDRQYTVDIVNKQCDCRRWDLTGIPCSHAISCLRHERIHPEEIVNECYSSKRFLLAYGPTIWPTNDKSMWQRVGGPDILPPVYEKKVGRPAKNRRKQPQEVEGKYGPKMSKHGTIITCSYCGDQGHNRGGCSMRKAGIRPKLVAQRNQSQPPQEEYEDEQLTSQVSMDLEEGSQPLLSQMTDTMMSQLDAENKGAAG encoded by the exons ATGGCACCCACCTTGCGTCGAGCAGGGGAACCGCCACCTATCTACG GTGATGATAGTGACAAGTTCACTGTAGAGGTGCACCATGGTGGTTTCTTTGTTGGTCAAGGTTGCAATAGGGCTTATGTTGATGGCAAAGTTAACTGGTTTGATCACTGTGAGGGAGAGACATGGTCTGCTCTATGGTTGGGTGATTTTGTTGGGGAACTAGGGTATCAGGCATCATATTCTCTGAAGATATACTGGTTGCTACCTGGGACAGATTTGTCAGATGGCCTTAGGTTGATTGCATCGGACAATGAGGCACGACTTATGATTTCAGTGATTAGCAAGGTTAGGAACTTTGTTGTGTTCTTTGATCATGATGACAACATAAGTGGCATTAACTGGGAGGACATTGTTACAAACCCAATAGCAGAACTGCCTAAGGTTATGAGCCCATCAAAGGTACAAAATGCCAGGGCAGAGAAGCTGCCTGCATTTTACTCAAATGTGCCTAAGGTTGGCACAGCAGctggcacagcagcagcaggtccttcaGTGGTAACAGGAGATGAGGAAATGGAAAGTGACAGTGACTCAGACTTTGTTGACAGTGATTATGACCTTGAGGATCAGGATGATGACTTATTTGTGGAGAatgttgatgaagatgttattgATCAGGGAGCTGCAAGGGGCAAGAAAATAGGCAAGGGTGAAAGTACTTCAGCTAGGAAACTTATGAAAAGGATGTCAACTGGAGATGATGtgtcaagtgatgaagatgatCTCTATTTGCCAGATTCAGatggtgaagatcaagtgagCAAGAAGTTCAAGTCATTTAGGGATGCAGACTTGGAGAATACTGTATTCAAGGTTGGCATGATTTTTGATTCAGTTCAGATGCTAAGGAAGGCTGTGACTGAATACAGCTTGAAGCACAGGGTGGACATAAGCTTTACCAGGAATGAGAAGAAAAGGCTTAGAGCTCAATGTGTAGATGGCTGTCCATGGAATTTGTATGCTTCAACCGACACAAGAACTAATGGTTTGATGGTGAAGACATATACTAGTGAGCACAACTGCCAGAAGCAATGGGTCCTGAAAAGATGCACATCAAAGTGGCTTGCTTCCAAATATGTTGAGACATTCAGAGCTGACCAAAAGATGACCCTTACAAACTTTGCAAGAATTGTGCAAAAAGAGCTGAACATTACCCCTCCCAGAACAACACTTGCTAGAGCTAGGAGGATTGCCATGAAGCAAATACTTGGTGATGAGGAGGAGCAGTATAAGAGGTTGTGGGACTATGGTCATGAGTTGAGGAGGAGCAATCCTGGGACTACTTTTTTTCTGAATCTTGAGAGAAATTTGTTCAGTTCTATGTATGTATCACTTGATGCATGTAAGAGGGGGTTTTTAGCTGCCTGTAGGCCACTGATATGTCTGGATGGATGCCACTTGAAGACAAAGTATGGCGGGATCATGCTTACTGCTGTTGGGATAGATCCAAATGACTGTATTTATCCCATTGCTTTTGCTGTTGTGGAGGTTGAGTCCCTGTCCTCATGGAAGTGGTTCTTGCAGACACTCAAAGATGATCTTGGGATTGAAAACACTTATCCATGGACCATCATGACAGACAAACAAAAG GGATTAATTCCAGCAGTGGGGCAAGTGTTTCCAGAATCTGAGCACAGGTTCTGTGTGAGGCACTTGTACTCAAATTTTCAGCAACATTTCAAAGGTGAAAATTTGAAGAATCAGCTATGGGCATGTGCTAGATCTACCACAGTGGTCAGGTGGAATGAGAATATGGACAAGATGAAAGTGCTGGATCAAAAGGCATTTGAGTGGCTTGAAAAGATGCCTCCAAATACTTGGGTAAGAGCATTCTTTAGCACCTACTGTAAGTGTGACATCTTGTTAAACAATAGTTGTGAGGTTTTCAACAAGTACATACTAGATGCTAGGGAAATGCCAGTCCTGAGTATGTTAGAGCAAATCAAGACTCAACTGATGACAAGATATTACAAGAAGGAACAGGAGGTGGGTGATTTGTGGGAGGGACCTATATGTCCAAAGATTAAGAGGAAGCTACTCAAGAACACAGAATGGGCAAATACATGCTATGCACAACCAGCTGGAATGGGCATATTTCAGGTTAAAGTCTTGGACAGGCAGTACACAGTGGACATTGTAAACAAACAGTGTGATTGCAGAAGGTGGGACCTCACTGGTATTCCTTGCTCTCATGCAATCAGTTGCTTGAGACATGAAAGAATACATCCAGAAGAAATAGTAAATGAGTGCTATTCCTCTAAAAGATTTCTCCTTGCCTATGGTCCTACCATATGGCCTACCAATGATAAGAGCATGTGGCAGAGAGTGGGTGGACCTGACATTCTCCCTCCTGTGTATGAAAAGAAGGTTGGCAGGCCAGCCAAGAATAGAAGGAAGCAGCCTCAAGAGGTAGAAGGCAAGTATGGACCAAAGATGTCCAAGCATGGTACAATAATCACTTGTTCTTATTGTGGAGACCAGGGGCATAACAGGGGAGGGTGCTCCATGAGAAAGGCTGGCATTCGGCCTAAGCTAGTTGCACAGAGAAATCAAAGTCAGCCACCCCAAGAAGAATATGAAGATGAACAACTGACAAGTCAGGTTTCCATGGATTTGGAAGAAGGAAGTCAGCCACTTTTGTCTCAAATGACAGACACTATGATGTCCCAGTTGGATGCAGAG AACAAGGGAGCTGCAGGCTAG
- the LOC120677786 gene encoding glucose-6-phosphate/phosphate translocator 2, chloroplastic-like: MIPSVKLSPAPGAFSGFSLRSKSASIPSISSFKPSKYVVSSLRPLYLAPLDGPRTAELKPRRQPLEFRCAASAADDKESKTEVVPVQSEGAQKLKISIYFATWWALNVIFNIYNKKVLNAFPYPWLTSTLSLACGSAMMLFSWATRLVEAPKTDLDFWKVLFPVAVAHTIGHVAATVSMSKVAVSFTHIIKSAEPAFSVLVSRFLLGETFPVPVYLSLLPIIGGCALAAVTELNFNMVGFLGAMISNLAFVFRNIFSKRGMKGKSVSGMNYYACLSIMSLVILTPFAIAMEGPQMWAAGWQKALAEVGPNVIWWVAAQSVFYHLYNQVSYMSLDQISPLTFSIGNTMKRISVIVSSIIIFHTPVRPVNALGAAIAILGTFLYSQAKA; the protein is encoded by the exons ATGATACCTTCTGTGAAGCTCTCTCCTGCCCCTGGAGCCTTTTCAGGCTTCAGCCTGCGCTCAAAATCAGCTTCAATTCCATCCATCTCCAGTTTCAAACCCTCAAAATACGTGGTATCCTCCCTGAGACCACTCTACCTTGCACCGCTAGATGGTCCGCGCACTGCCGAGCTTAAGCCTCGGAGGCAGCCACTTGAGTTCCGGTGCGCAGCTTCTGCTGCTGATGACAAGGAGTCCAAGACTGAGGTGGTGCCGGTACAGTCGGAAGGTGCACAGAAGCTAAAAATCTCCATCTATTTCGCGACCTGGTGGGCGCTCAATGTGATATTTAACATTTACAACAAGAAGGTTCTCAACGCTTTTCCATACCCCTGGCTCACCTCCACACTCTCCCTCGCCTGTGGCTCTGCAATGATGCTTTTCTCATGGGCCACCCGCCTTGTTGAGGCCCCCAAGACCGACCTAGATTTCTGGAAAGTTCTTTTCCCG GTTGCTGTGGCACATACAATTGGCCATGTTGCTGCAACGGTCAGCATGTCTAAGGTGGCGGTGTCATTCACACACATAATTAAAAGTGCAGAACCTGCGTTCAGTGTTTTGGTGTCGAGGTTCCTCCTTGGAGAGACATTTCCTGTTCCTGTCtatctttctcttcttccaaTCATTGGTGGATGTGCTCTTGCTGCTGTCACAGAGCTGAATTTTAATATGGTTG GATTTCTGGGTGCTATGATATCCAACCTTGCTTTTGTTTTCCGCAACATCTTCTCAAAGAGGGGCATGAAGGGGAAGTCCGTCAGTGGCATGAATTACTATGCTTGCCTGTCAATAATGTCCCTTGTCATACTGACTCCATTTGCTATTGCTATGGAAGGCCCCCAAATGTGGGCTGCTGGTTGGCAAAAGGCTCTTGCAGAAGTTGGCCCCAATGTTATCTG GTGGGTTGCTGCTCAGAGCGTGTTCTACCACTTGTATAACCAGGTTTCCTACATGTCTCTTGATCAGATTTCTCCATTGACGTTTAGCATTGGCAATACAATGAAGCGTATATCAGTGATTGTTTCGTCAATCATAATCTTCCACACACCTGTCCGCCCTGTCAATGCCCTAGGAGCTGCCATTGCCATCCTTGGCACATTCCTGTACTCTCAG GCGAAGGCATGA
- the LOC120677787 gene encoding fatty acid desaturase 4, chloroplastic-like: protein MHNNNLIRAEPYSCPALFQFPQPPLPFQFPQALRLTQTSASSSSRARTRRSRAAMYTLTPRCHLPPLRRSPPPCQAALTTTTPSPPPSLSSVPSRADPDELRSTWPQRAWTLAGSAAILSSLSTSASLVAAGSGSPAGPLAAALAAYSLADLATGVYHWLVDNYGDASTPVLGPQIAAFQGHHRYPSTITRREPCNNLHALARAAALALAPADAALSAAGAPAGAHAFAGAFAACVVLSQQFHAWAHEKRRRLPPGVEALQDAGVLVSRAQHAAHHRQPYNTNYCIVSGMWNGVLDRYRVFEALEMVVYFRTGIRPRSWDDTDASWMEVTGADVAATATAGDDGSLQTASISSDCD, encoded by the coding sequence ATGCACAATAATAATCTGATCCGTGCAGAACCATACAGCTGCCCTGCCCTTTTTCAGTTTCCTCAACCTCCATTGCCTTTCCAGTTTCCTCAAGCTCTCCGTTTGACACAGACCTCAGCTAGCAGCTCATCAAGAGCTCGCACGCGTCGATCCAGAGCAGCCATGTACACCCTCACCCCGCGCTGccacctcccgccgctccgccggtcgccgccgccgtgccaggCCGccttgacgacgacgacgccgtcgccgccaccatcgcTGTCGTCCGTCCCGTCCCGCGCCGACCCGGACGAGCTGCGGTCGACGTGGCCGCAGCGCGCGTGGACGCTGGCCGGCTCGGCGGCcatcctctcctccctctccacgTCCGCCTCCCTCGTGGCCGCCGGCTCGGGCTCCCCCGCGGGGCCGCTcgccgcggcgctggccgccTACTCCCTTGCCGACCTCGCCACGGGCGTCTACCACTGGCTCGTCGACAACTACGGCGACGCCTCCACGCCCGTGCTCGGCCCCCAGATCGCCGCCTTCCAGGGCCACCACCGCTACCCGTCCACCATCACGCGCCGGGAGCCCTGCAACAACCTGCAcgcgctcgcgcgcgccgccgccctcgcgctcgcccccgccgacgccgcgctctccgccgcgggcgcccccgcgggcgcgcacgcctTCGCCGGCGCCTTCGCCGCCTGCGTCGTGCTCAGCCAGCAGTTCCACGCGTGGGCGCACGAGaagcgccgccggctgccgcccgGCGTCGAGGCGCTGCAGGACGCCGGCGTGCTCGTGTCGCGCGCGCAACACGCCGCGCACCACCGCCAGCCGTACAACACCAACTACTGCATCGTCAGCGGCATGTGGAACGGGGTTCTGGACAGGTACAGGGTGTTCGAGGCCCTGGAGATGGTCGTCTACTTCCGCACCGGCATCCGGCCGCGGTCGTGGGACGATACCGACGCCTCGTGGATGGAGGTCACCGGAGCCGATGTTGCCGCCACAGCCACCGCCGGCGATGATGGTTCGTTACAGACGGCGAGCATCAGCTCTGACTGTGACTGA